AGTAGCTTCCGGGCTCTTTTTAAATAATTGTTAAAATAACACATTTTGATAGGTATCATTAAAAGATCCCCCGATTGTAAAAAATCTAATCAGCCTACTTAGAAAGCTTCTGCTCCACCAGCTGAATCCGATAACCATCCGGATCCTCTACAAAAAAGAAACGAATGTGAGGGTTCGGTGCTATTGGCCCTTCTACGGAGTGGCCTTGTCCCTTAAGGGACTGTACCAGTTGATCCAATTCATCCATTTCAAAACCTATGGAAACACCTCTGCCGAGTCCCTGCAGTTGCTTTTCTTTCTCCCATATGAGTTCCAGCTTTGGTTCATCCGCCTTACCCAGCATAACAATCTGATGGTCGTCGCTTCCAAATCTAGACGCCACTTCAAATTTTAATGCTTCCGTATAAAACTGTATGCTTCTTTCTAAATTATTCACCTGAAAAGTGACCCAATTCCACTTCATCCTGTTCCTCCCTATTTATTTCACATAAGTTAATTTTATCCTTATCTATTTTACCACATGGACTGCATTTCAACAAGAACCAGGATGAACAATAAAGAGCAGAACAAGTCAAAAGCCGCAGGATCGGCTTGCTGGAAATCAGTAATCTGCTGATTCATGATCCAACTTTAACCCTGCGGCATTTGTATAATTTTTAAATTTTGTTTTTAAATGAAATTTCTGTCCTCGAAGTATTATACATTTTCCAAGTGCATAATAGACATGGCTCCCTGTGCTACTAAGTCTGGAATAAACGCCGTATCGCCGCAACGATTCAGCAGACTAAAGGTAACTGGCGCGGCAGCTACATTTACTAACGCATTTCCCGCCATTAATTCCGTAACAAAAGCGGAAGCACTGTATACGCTGGTTCCGTTGCTGCCATTTAATTCAAAAGCAATTGTAGTTGCGGCAGCTGCTCCATCTACTGCAAGCCACCAAGAAAAGTAATAGATACCTGGTTCGCTGATGGTAAAAATCCCGGTAGCTGGGGCATAGGTTATATTGGCTGTTTCATTGAATAGAGTCTGGTTAAATAAAACGGGATCTCCATCTGCAATTTGAACAAAAGCAGCTTCATTCAATTGAACCTGAATACCGGCCAAGGTACTCGGCGGACCGGTTGGACCGGTATCTCCGGTCGGACCTTGAATTCCCGCCGGTCCTGGATCTCCTTGCGGACCTGCCGGTCCCGGCACTCCTGGATCTCCCTGTGGCCCTGCCGGTCCTGCTGCTCCTGCCGGTGTCAAGACAGGACTAAAAGTTGGTGGCATTTTACGGCAAGATATGATATGCTCAATTATACACATTAATGGAAAACAACCTGTTACGGGATATCGTTGATAAATAAAAATTTGCTGATAATTTACATCGTTTTCTAGATATAAAGGAAATAATAAAATTATAAAACGTTAGGAGAATATCACATGAAAAAATTAGTATTTTTGGTTTTAGTTGGTTTGTTCATGGGGAGCATGACCAGCTGTGCAATATCGTCATTTGATACGGATCAAGCCCCTCAAAATGCTCTTTCAGCATATAAAGAGGTATTGGAAAACAAAACGGAATTTACTGCATCTTCCGCAGAGGATGGTGCAAAGACCATGTATCTGGATCAACTTCTTGATAATGGCTCCGAAACCTTTAAGTTCTTGAATTTTACTGTCTTAGATTTAAATGGTGACGAGATACCCGAAGTAGTTATACAATATGGCTTGGCCAACGACGCTCCATACCCTGATTCGGTTGAGGTACTATATTACAGCCAGGGCACAGTCTATGGGTATAATTTCAATTACAGAGGTTTGTACGCCCTAAAAGAGGATGGTTCATTTACCTGGTCAAATGGTGCAGCTGACAATGGATACGCTAAACTTCAATTCACCTCAGAGAATTATGAATATGATAATTTAGCATACGCTAAACAAAACGTTCCCGCTGAATCCTATTTTGTAAAGGACCAACCGGTTACAGCCAGCGAATATGATGATTTTATAGCTGCTCAAGACAAGAAAAAAGATGCCATCTGGTACGATTTTACTACTGAGGATATTAACAGCCAACTTTCTGAAGAGTCCAACTAGCGCAGGCAATAATTGATTTATTACCCGCCATCACTTATACGTGCTCCTTGTTTCACCGCTTGAGCAGCCTTCTCATACTCATCCGCATAGTTCCATACAATTTCAATCACTCCACTTCCATAGACATAAAGGCTATCGATTAGTTCATCTGCTATTTCTTTTGAAAGTTCCGTAACCCCTTCACAGCCCTTGGCCTCTTCAAGGATGGCATACGGCGGATGGCTTTCAGCATAGCTGACACGCAGAGCTGTTTCAAGCTCTGCGATTTGAGTCTCTGTTTTCGCTAACTGCCTGCGAATATCCGCCTTTAAGCGTATGTAATTGTCTCGATTCAAAATACCCTCTCTGTATTTTTCATAGGCCCTGATTTTAGCTGCTCCCCCTTTAGCGAGAGCAGCTTGGTGTTGCTTAAGCTGCTCCGTCAGAGCAAAGATATCATGATGCTCTTGCCCCCTCACTGGGCCAAAGCGTTGTTCCATATCCACAAAAATTCCTATCTGTATATGTATCATGGCTAAAACATGCTGTATCAAATCCCTTTCAACAACTCGCTCCTTTGTACAATTGCTGTCGGTTATATACCGATGGCTTTCACAGTAATAATAGCCCATGGAGGTATCGCTATTGCTTCTTCTCATGGCATGCTTGCAAACACCGCACTTCAATTTACCCATCAGTGGTCTGGACACATGTGGTTCTGTTTTCCTCCTAACCGGAGTAACGAGACTCTCTTGAACGAAAGCAAACAACTCTTCCGAAATAATAGCTTCGTGGGTGCCTGGAACAATAATCCACTCACTTTTAGGCGTGCGTTTACTATGCTTGCATCCAACAACAGGACTGTAGTTTTTGCCGCTTACCATTTTTCCTGTATAGCGTTCATCCCGAAGGATAGTCAAAACAGTAGTATTTAGCCAATAGTTTGCATTTCCGATTATATTACACTTATGATTGCAACCCACGAGCTGTTTATAAGCAGATGGGGTTGGAATCTTTTCGTTATTCAGGTGGACGGCAATTTGGACGGCATTTTTACCCGCCTCCGCCATGGTAAAAATACGACGTACAACGTCGGCAGCGTTTTCGTCAACTACAAGCTGCTTGCGATTTGATAAAGATTTTGCATAGCCATAAGGTGCATGACTGCTGATAAATTCGCCATTCTCCATTCGTGTTTTTCTTGCACTTCGCACCTTTTGTGACAAATCTTTGCTGTACAACGCATAACTTAAATTCTTGAAGCCTATCCCCAGCCCACCTGTCGTGCCATCAAAATGGCTGCTGTCAAATCGGTCATTTACCGAAATGAATCGAACCCCTAAAAAAGGAAAAATTTGCTCCAGATAGTCCCCCATCTCAATATAATTTCTGCCAAAACGGGAAAGGTCTTTGACAATGATACAGCGGATATTCCCCTTGCGTACTTCTTCAAATAATAACTTTATCCCTGGACGCTCAAAATTTGTGCCGCTATACCCGTCATCACAGAACTCAACCATTTCATACTGTGAAAGGTCGAAAGATTCTTCCACAAAGGCTTTGATCAGTTCCCGCTGATTGCTGATACTGTTACTTTCACCAGTTTTTGCATCTTCTTTGGATAGCCGAATGTAACGCGCCAGAAGCTCTTTACTCATATCCTCACCCCTTCGTTTCGTTAGGCTGGAGTAAATCTTCCAATTCATCCCTATAGTTGAAGCAGATAGATACGGCTTGATCACTGAAAAGTTCGATTCGTTCGATGAGCTCAGAAATTATTTTCTCTGTCATCAGGTTGTTCTGATCCCATTTCTTTATGCCCGCAAGCCATGGAACTTTTGAGGCGCTCTCGCTATCAGCTCTGCACTTTTGCCTGGATAATACATCAAGGCGGCGGCTCAACACGCTTACATCATGGCCGTACTTGGATTTTATCAAAAGATAGTCTTTTTCATCAAGGCGCTTTTGCTGATAGTCCGCATATAAAGAACTTCTAAGCACCGCTAATTTAGACAGCTTCTTCTTCGTTTCATAAATCTCATGGTCAAGTTCCCTTTCCTGCTGGCTGACACGCCCCTCTGTTTGGAGCGTCAATATCATCCCTTCCATGTCAACAGCCAATTCCAGCTGCTTATAGATCGCCGTATAAAGAAGGTCCCTCAACTCCGACTCCTCTATCCTCTTTTTCTTGCAATCATGCCTGCAAATGTCCTCATAGGTGGCACAAGTAAAGGAATATCCTGCTGTGCCCTCTGCCTTGGATATTTTTCGCCGCTTCATACTCCGCTTGCAATCACCACAAAAAACACGCCCTTTCAAGAGATTTGAGCCCTGTGGTACGATTTTATCTTTGCTGCACTGCCATCGTTCTTGTTTGATTTGCCTCACAGCTAGAAACGTTTCTTCATCAACCAGTGGTTCGTGGGTATTTTTGATTTCTACCCACTGCTCCTGCGGTATGTCTATGCCGCCTCCATTCCCCCATAAGTCCGATGTTGTTTTTCCCTGCACCATGTGTCCAAGATAAACTGGATTAGATAGAATTCGGCGAACGGTATTTTTATACCAATACCGCACCTCGGCATAGCGCTCACTTTTTAAGATACCTTTTGTGTAGCGATACTGACTTGGGGAAGATATCCCTGCTTCATTGAGCTTTTGTGCAATACAACTAACGCTCATACCGTCCTTAGCCCATTGAAACAGGTCCCGCACAATAGGGGCTATCTGCTCATCAATAAGCAACTTTCCCCCATCTCCCTTTAAATAACCGTAGGGTGCAATCCCGCCGGTAAACTCGCCTTTTCCTCTCTTGACGGCAAGTCCAGCTTTTATCTTTTGAGATATATCCCTGGCATACATGTCATGAATCAGGTTTTTCAGCGGAATACCATACTCTTCGTCCTGGACAGCCGGATGTAAGCTGTCGTAATTGTCATTTACGGAAATAAAGCGAACGTTCAAAAACGGTAATATTTTTTCCAAATAGGTGCCTGCTTCAATGTAGTTCCTTCCAAAACGGGATAAATCTTTGACCACAATACAGTTAATCTTGCCACACTTTATCGCCTCCATCATTTCTTTGAAGCCGGAACGCTGGAAGTTTGTACCGGTCTGATTAACATCTTTAAAGACAGATATAAGTTTCAAATCAGGTCTTTCCCCTATATAATGTTCTAACATCGCAATCTGATTGCCAATCGAATCGCTTTCCTTTTTTCGGTCATCTTCAAAAGATAGCCGCCCATAAATGCAGGTATCCCATATCTGTTCAGGCAGAATCTGGACCGGCATGGCTTTCGCTTTTCTGCTTATTCGCGCCATCTTACATCACCTCTTGTCTAGGGCCAAAGGCGGGTCAGCAATTAGTCCGTTGACGTTCTGAGCAGACAGGGAGGCTTGTTCATATTCATCGGGATACCAGAACTGGATTTCTACCCGGCTGCCCACATAGACATTAATTCGCTCAATCAAAGAAACCAGGACTTTTCGAGATAGCTCGGTGATATTTTGGTTTTGTTTGAAGGCTTCAAGCCAAACATGGTTTTCTCCCTTACCCATATCAATCAGAGGAATCTCCTCTTTCAGCCGCTGTGCAGCTTTCTCCGCTTCCGCACACCTTTTTTCATAAATATCCTTGAATTCCCTATATTCATCGGCATCGATTATTGCGCTTTTCCAATCCTCATAAAGGGATACTCTGAGAGCTTTATACTTTTCAAGCTCTTCTTTCTTCAT
The genomic region above belongs to Aminipila butyrica and contains:
- a CDS encoding VOC family protein → MKWNWVTFQVNNLERSIQFYTEALKFEVASRFGSDDHQIVMLGKADEPKLELIWEKEKQLQGLGRGVSIGFEMDELDQLVQSLKGQGHSVEGPIAPNPHIRFFFVEDPDGYRIQLVEQKLSK
- a CDS encoding C1q-like domain-containing protein, coding for MCIIEHIISCRKMPPTFSPVLTPAGAAGPAGPQGDPGVPGPAGPQGDPGPAGIQGPTGDTGPTGPPSTLAGIQVQLNEAAFVQIADGDPVLFNQTLFNETANITYAPATGIFTISEPGIYYFSWWLAVDGAAAATTIAFELNGSNGTSVYSASAFVTELMAGNALVNVAAAPVTFSLLNRCGDTAFIPDLVAQGAMSIMHLENV
- a CDS encoding recombinase family protein, coding for MSKELLARYIRLSKEDAKTGESNSISNQRELIKAFVEESFDLSQYEMVEFCDDGYSGTNFERPGIKLLFEEVRKGNIRCIIVKDLSRFGRNYIEMGDYLEQIFPFLGVRFISVNDRFDSSHFDGTTGGLGIGFKNLSYALYSKDLSQKVRSARKTRMENGEFISSHAPYGYAKSLSNRKQLVVDENAADVVRRIFTMAEAGKNAVQIAVHLNNEKIPTPSAYKQLVGCNHKCNIIGNANYWLNTTVLTILRDERYTGKMVSGKNYSPVVGCKHSKRTPKSEWIIVPGTHEAIISEELFAFVQESLVTPVRRKTEPHVSRPLMGKLKCGVCKHAMRRSNSDTSMGYYYCESHRYITDSNCTKERVVERDLIQHVLAMIHIQIGIFVDMEQRFGPVRGQEHHDIFALTEQLKQHQAALAKGGAAKIRAYEKYREGILNRDNYIRLKADIRRQLAKTETQIAELETALRVSYAESHPPYAILEEAKGCEGVTELSKEIADELIDSLYVYGSGVIEIVWNYADEYEKAAQAVKQGARISDGG
- a CDS encoding recombinase family protein, producing MARISRKAKAMPVQILPEQIWDTCIYGRLSFEDDRKKESDSIGNQIAMLEHYIGERPDLKLISVFKDVNQTGTNFQRSGFKEMMEAIKCGKINCIVVKDLSRFGRNYIEAGTYLEKILPFLNVRFISVNDNYDSLHPAVQDEEYGIPLKNLIHDMYARDISQKIKAGLAVKRGKGEFTGGIAPYGYLKGDGGKLLIDEQIAPIVRDLFQWAKDGMSVSCIAQKLNEAGISSPSQYRYTKGILKSERYAEVRYWYKNTVRRILSNPVYLGHMVQGKTTSDLWGNGGGIDIPQEQWVEIKNTHEPLVDEETFLAVRQIKQERWQCSKDKIVPQGSNLLKGRVFCGDCKRSMKRRKISKAEGTAGYSFTCATYEDICRHDCKKKRIEESELRDLLYTAIYKQLELAVDMEGMILTLQTEGRVSQQERELDHEIYETKKKLSKLAVLRSSLYADYQQKRLDEKDYLLIKSKYGHDVSVLSRRLDVLSRQKCRADSESASKVPWLAGIKKWDQNNLMTEKIISELIERIELFSDQAVSICFNYRDELEDLLQPNETKG